From Lemur catta isolate mLemCat1 chromosome 21, mLemCat1.pri, whole genome shotgun sequence, a single genomic window includes:
- the YDJC gene encoding carbohydrate deacetylase → MARPRVRLVVTADDFGYCPRRDEGIVEAFLAGTVTSVSLLVNGAAAQSAAELARRHSIPTGLHANLSEGRPVGPARHGASTLLGPEGFFLGKMGFREAVAAGGVALPQVREELEAQLNCFQELLGRAPTHVDGHQHVHVLPGVCQVFAEALQAYGVRFTRLPLERGVGGCAWLEAPARAFAFAVERDARAAVGPFSRHGLRWTDAFVGMSTCGRHMSAHRVSGALARALENIPAGHALTAELMAHPGYPSVPPAGGCGEGPDAFSCSWERLHELRVLTAPTLRARLAQEGVQLCALDDLDYKKPGEGVPCEATLEPFLEPSPS, encoded by the exons ATGGCCCGGCCTCGCGTGCGCCTGGTGGTCACCGCGGACGATTTTGGTTACTGCCCGCGGCGCGATGAGGGCATCGTGGAGGCCTTCCTGGCCGGGACCGTGACCAGCGTGTCCCTGCTGGTCAACGGCGCGGCCGCCCAGAGCGCGGCGGAGCTGGCCCGCAG GCACAGCATCCCCACGGGCCTCCACGCCAATCTGTCCGAGGGCCGCCCGGTGGGCCCGGCCCGCCACGGCGCCTCGACGCTGCTCGGCCCCGAAGGTTTCTTCCTCGGCAAGATGGGATTCCGGGAGGCGGTGGCGGCCGGAGGCGTGGCTTTGCCCCAG GTGCGGGAGGAGCTAGAAGCCCAACTAAACTGCTTCCAGGAGTTGCTGGGCAGGGCCCCCACGCACGTGGACGGGCACCAGCACGTGCACGTTCTCCCAG GCGTGTGCCAGGTGTTCGCCGAGGCGCTGCAGGCCTACGGGGTGCGCTTCACACGGCTGCCGCTGGAACGCGGCGTGGGCGGCTGTGCGTGGCTGGAGGCCCCGGCGCGCGCCTTCGCCTTCGCCGTGGAGCGCGACGCCCGGGCCGCCGTGGGCCCCTTCTCCCGCCACGGCCTGCG GTGGACAGACGCCTTCGTGGGCATGAGCACTTGCGGACGGCACATGTCTGCCCATCGCGTATCAGGGGCGCTGGCGCGGGCCCTGGAAAATATCCCAGCGGGCCATGCCCTGACAGCAGAGCTGATGGCACACCCCGGCTACCCCAGTGTGCCTCCGGCTGGGGGCTGTGGTGAAGGCCCCGACGCATTCTCCTGCTCTTGGGAGCGGCTGCATGAGCTGCGTGTCCTCACTGCACCCACGCTGCGGGCCCGGCTTGCTCAGGAAGGTGTGCAGCTCTGCGCCCTCGACGACCTGGACTACAAGAAGCCTGGGGAGGGGGTCCCCTGTGAGGCCACTCTGGAACCCTTCCTGGAGCCCTCCCCATCTTGA
- the UBE2L3 gene encoding ubiquitin-conjugating enzyme E2 L3 isoform X1, whose product MAASRRLMKELEEIRKCGMKNFRNIQVDEANLLTWQGLIVPDNPPYDKGAFRIEINFPAEYPFKPPKITFKTKIYHPNIDEKGQVCLPVISAENWKPATKTDQVIQSLIALVNDPQPEHPLRADLAEEYSKDRKKFCKNAEEFTKKYGEKRPVD is encoded by the exons GAGCTTGAAGAAATCCGCAAATGTGGAATGAAAAACTTCCGTAACATCCAGGTTGATGAAGCTAATTTATTGACTTGGCAAGGGCTTATTGTTCCT GACAACCCTCCATATGATAAGGGGGCCTTCAGAATCGAAATCAACTTTCCAGCAGAGTACCCATTCAAACCACCGAAGATCACGTTTAAAACAAAGATCTATCACCCGAACATCGATGAAAAGGGGCAGGTCTGTCTGCCAGTAATTAGTGCTGAAAACTGGAAGCCAGCAACCAAAACTGACCAAG TAATCCAGTCCCTCATAGCACTGGTGAACGACCCCCAGCCTGAGCACCCGCTCCGGGCTGACCTAGCTGAAGAATACTCTAAGGACCGTAAAAAATTCTGTAAGAATGCTGAAGAGTTTACAAAGAAATATGGGGAAAAGCGACCTGTGGACTAA
- the UBE2L3 gene encoding ubiquitin-conjugating enzyme E2 L3 isoform X2, giving the protein MAASRRLMKDNPPYDKGAFRIEINFPAEYPFKPPKITFKTKIYHPNIDEKGQVCLPVISAENWKPATKTDQVIQSLIALVNDPQPEHPLRADLAEEYSKDRKKFCKNAEEFTKKYGEKRPVD; this is encoded by the exons GACAACCCTCCATATGATAAGGGGGCCTTCAGAATCGAAATCAACTTTCCAGCAGAGTACCCATTCAAACCACCGAAGATCACGTTTAAAACAAAGATCTATCACCCGAACATCGATGAAAAGGGGCAGGTCTGTCTGCCAGTAATTAGTGCTGAAAACTGGAAGCCAGCAACCAAAACTGACCAAG TAATCCAGTCCCTCATAGCACTGGTGAACGACCCCCAGCCTGAGCACCCGCTCCGGGCTGACCTAGCTGAAGAATACTCTAAGGACCGTAAAAAATTCTGTAAGAATGCTGAAGAGTTTACAAAGAAATATGGGGAAAAGCGACCTGTGGACTAA